Proteins encoded by one window of SAR324 cluster bacterium:
- a CDS encoding rhodanese-like domain-containing protein — MRKHVFSLIGLFALIFWSKESRADYIPAGPELLKQVQAEIINVDTAELERRLEQDPNLTLIDVRNPNEINQFGGTIDAAQNTILPRGWLEFRIGEILRSYDQPVVLYCGINQRSPLAAKTLMDMGYSKVSNYADGFFAWRDANLPVDAPDFAPSSMLYRLPQQVTKNVWSAIGATAPPSYENSGHNNNLSFIITEEGVVVMNASDNYLLAKTLHEEIKKITDQPVKYVVLENAQGHAMLGSNYWQEQSAKIVVHRLAAEVIEDHGEDVLKRMQNGRRDKSLGTKLVKPDTIFENEWIIKLGGEQIEARYLGPAHGPGDIVLWLPQQELVITGDLAFHERLLPVFEDTDTAGWLETWNNLESLGAKIVIPGHGVPTVISEVRKYTLDYLVYMRQEVAKILEEMGGLEEAYEIDQSAFAQLDTFRELARINADRIFRAMEFE, encoded by the coding sequence ATGAGGAAACACGTCTTCAGTTTGATTGGATTGTTTGCGCTAATCTTTTGGAGTAAAGAAAGCCGAGCAGATTATATTCCTGCAGGGCCAGAATTACTGAAGCAAGTCCAAGCTGAGATTATCAATGTAGACACGGCAGAACTAGAACGACGACTGGAACAAGATCCCAATCTAACACTGATTGATGTACGCAATCCAAATGAAATCAATCAATTTGGCGGAACCATTGACGCAGCTCAAAATACAATCCTTCCAAGAGGATGGTTGGAATTTCGTATTGGTGAGATTCTCCGCTCTTACGACCAACCTGTTGTTCTGTATTGTGGCATCAATCAACGGAGCCCACTTGCAGCAAAGACACTGATGGACATGGGTTACTCAAAAGTCAGTAACTACGCAGATGGCTTTTTTGCATGGCGTGATGCCAATTTGCCTGTGGATGCACCAGACTTTGCCCCATCATCCATGCTCTACAGACTGCCACAGCAAGTAACAAAAAATGTCTGGTCTGCCATCGGTGCTACCGCACCTCCTAGTTATGAGAATTCAGGGCACAATAATAATCTTTCTTTCATTATCACGGAAGAAGGGGTTGTCGTGATGAACGCCAGTGACAACTATCTGTTAGCTAAAACGCTTCACGAAGAAATTAAAAAAATCACTGATCAGCCTGTCAAGTATGTAGTCCTTGAAAACGCCCAGGGACATGCAATGTTGGGTAGTAATTATTGGCAAGAACAGAGCGCTAAGATTGTGGTTCATCGATTAGCGGCTGAGGTTATTGAAGATCATGGTGAAGATGTCCTCAAGCGGATGCAAAACGGAAGACGGGATAAGTCACTGGGCACCAAGCTAGTGAAGCCTGATACTATTTTTGAAAATGAGTGGATTATCAAACTGGGGGGTGAGCAGATTGAGGCACGTTATTTAGGTCCAGCCCATGGTCCTGGAGACATCGTCCTGTGGCTACCACAACAAGAACTAGTGATTACAGGAGACCTCGCATTTCATGAAAGACTGTTGCCAGTCTTTGAGGATACAGACACAGCTGGATGGCTGGAAACCTGGAATAATCTGGAGTCTCTTGGCGCCAAGATTGTGATCCCTGGACACGGAGTGCCTACCGTTATTAGTGAGGTGCGCAAATACACACTGGATTATCTGGTCTACATGAGGCAGGAAGTAGCAAAGATCCTTGAAGAAATGGGAGGCCTTGAAGAAGCGTATGAAATAGACCAGTCTGCCTTTGCCCAGCTGGACACTTTCCGTGAGTTGGCTCGAATAAACGCTGACCGCATCTTTCGTGCAATGGAGTTTGAATGA
- a CDS encoding Gfo/Idh/MocA family oxidoreductase translates to MNNEIKKVRWGVLGTANFGRTILPAMQRCQFAEIRAVASRSLESAKAYAKELAIPKAYGSYEEILRDPEIDAIYIPLPNHMHIGPAKQALEAGKHVLCEKPISLNAADALELLEFSKKFPRLKIAEAFMYRYHPQWIQAKKWITEGKIGTLRMVQVFFAYYNVDASNIRNQSDVGGGGLLDIGCYCVSSSRWICDKEPERVIGLFDKDPSFGTDRLASGILDFGNGLQASFTCSTQVAPYQRVNILGTHGRVEIDIPFNAPPDRPCLVSLYPGTHSAQGRFEPTESQVLGMDICDQYTLQGEAISSAILNDVPAPYGLEDAVGNMRTLEALRQSNESSAWIVL, encoded by the coding sequence ATGAATAATGAAATTAAAAAAGTTCGCTGGGGAGTTCTTGGCACCGCAAATTTTGGTAGAACGATTTTACCAGCAATGCAACGTTGCCAATTTGCTGAAATCAGAGCTGTTGCTTCTCGATCGTTGGAAAGTGCAAAAGCTTATGCAAAAGAGTTAGCTATACCAAAGGCCTACGGTTCTTATGAGGAGATCTTGAGAGATCCTGAGATAGATGCGATCTATATTCCTTTACCCAATCACATGCACATAGGCCCAGCCAAGCAGGCTCTGGAAGCTGGCAAACATGTTCTGTGTGAAAAACCTATTTCATTGAACGCAGCAGATGCGCTGGAACTATTGGAATTTTCCAAAAAATTTCCGCGACTCAAAATTGCTGAAGCATTCATGTACCGCTATCATCCGCAATGGATCCAAGCAAAAAAATGGATCACCGAAGGAAAGATAGGGACATTGAGAATGGTTCAAGTCTTCTTTGCTTACTACAACGTGGATGCTAGCAATATTCGTAATCAGTCCGACGTTGGGGGTGGGGGTCTTCTCGATATTGGCTGCTATTGTGTGTCGTCATCTCGCTGGATTTGTGACAAAGAACCCGAGAGAGTGATTGGTCTTTTCGATAAAGACCCGTCTTTTGGAACGGATCGCCTAGCTTCTGGAATTCTGGATTTTGGAAATGGTCTGCAAGCAAGTTTCACTTGTTCTACCCAAGTAGCTCCCTATCAGCGTGTCAATATTTTAGGAACTCATGGTCGTGTTGAGATTGACATCCCATTCAATGCTCCACCAGATCGACCCTGTCTTGTCAGCCTGTACCCTGGAACTCATAGTGCTCAGGGTCGGTTTGAACCAACTGAGTCACAGGTCTTGGGTATGGACATCTGTGATCAGTACACCCTTCAAGGAGAGGCTATTTCGTCAGCAATTCTAAATGATGTGCCGGCTCCCTATGGACTGGAGGATGCTGTGGGGAACATGCGCACCCTTGAAGCACTTCGTCAGAGTAACGAGTCCTCAGCATGGATAGTTCTCTAA
- a CDS encoding GNAT family N-acetyltransferase gives MDSSLSIGYLADHPEWVEELANQHWEEWRDLVATWGRPQASEDLWEHTKNRQDIPTTIVAFDEDLLLGSVSLEVYDYQQIQQYSPWLTSLWVMPFARHRGLGTYLVRRMVHEAACLKIPHLHLLTLDHTTFYEKLGWTLLELGSVDDHEISIMSITPGHLTKEKLCFH, from the coding sequence ATGGATAGTTCTCTAAGTATAGGCTATCTAGCTGATCACCCAGAATGGGTTGAAGAATTAGCGAATCAGCACTGGGAAGAATGGCGAGATCTGGTAGCAACGTGGGGCCGTCCTCAAGCTTCTGAAGACCTTTGGGAACATACGAAAAATCGGCAAGATATACCAACGACAATCGTTGCCTTTGATGAAGACCTATTGCTGGGCTCGGTCAGCTTAGAAGTATATGACTATCAACAGATTCAACAATACAGTCCATGGCTCACTAGTCTGTGGGTAATGCCTTTTGCCCGACATCGGGGCTTGGGGACTTACCTAGTTCGAAGAATGGTTCACGAAGCCGCCTGCCTCAAAATTCCTCACCTGCATTTGCTAACTCTTGACCACACAACTTTTTACGAAAAACTGGGTTGGACTCTGTTGGAGCTTGGCTCTGTTGATGACCATGAAATCTCCATCATGAGTATCACTCCCGGACATCTCACCAAAGAAAAACTGTGTTTCCATTGA